aaaaacataatttccaaaaatagccatttccaaaaataccctccTCATAATTTATTTTCCCCCGTCCATCCGCCTTCCACATAAGCCAAGCCACGTAATTTCGCACAAAACCAGTGGCAACCCCAACCATCCCCTCGCTATAATATCTGGATCTACTGCCATCACACTCACACTCTCCCAGTCCAAACTCGATCATTCACATTTCACTctcactcttctctctctctcctaatcaaAGTCTCTCTCTGGATTGATAATGACGGTGATCGGAGCGCTGCAGGTGCCTCACAGCAGCACGTCGAGCCACGCCGCCGACCTCCCCGCGGCGTCGTACCGGCTGCTGTCCTTCGCCTCGTCTCGACAACGAAAGATCTCGACGAAATTGGCCTCCCCACGGCGCCGTTTTAAGTCCGCTCAGCTGATTGTCAAGGGCGTGTCCGATTCGCAGAACTCGCAGACTTGCCTCGATCCTGATGCCAGCAGAGTATGCTCCTAATTCTCCTTGTGAATTGTGATTATTATATTTGTGCATTAACGAATGGTTATGTGCGCGCGCGTTGGGATTTGTTTGTGTGTTCTGATTGATGTGGTAATGTGTGTGGATGATGCGAGTTTAGTTTACTTGACGAACGCGCAAAGAACTTGTCAACTTGATGATAACGCTTTAGGATGGAGCACGATTTAGAAAAGGAATTTTACTGCCGTGGATCCAAGTAGAGTTCTACTGTTGTTGACTGGACCTAATTATATTGTTGAAATTGGAATTGGTTTGACTGTGTCATCATGGATCCATAATCGGATCTCTGtccctatttatttatttattacggTGCGTTtgtttatataataaatattataatatataaatgcaaggacGGATCGTGGTAACAGCCCTACCCACGTTTCAGATTTTTCTTAGAATTATAGGAGATTTTTCTCAAAACCTTTTGGGATTATATTTTTCCGCCCAAAAATTTGTTCCATCCGCAAAACAGAACATAAAAGTAATAATACGTTTtgtcgggaaaaaaattaaactttttgtCACTAGTTACTAAATATCAATGCATTCTTTTAATCCatcaaaaaagtttgaatttttcttgataaaaaaaaagtttcttatATTCATGCGGATCAGAACGTAAACCTCAGAAGAGAACTAGCCCTGCATAGCGAAATTTAAACTTTTTGCTGCTGGTTACTAAATATCAATGTTGTGTTTCCTGTTTTATTGCATTTATGCTTTTTATGTTTTCCAAGAAGGCATAGCAGAAGCTATACGAGGTTGGATGAAATTCTGCTTGTAGAATGTTGTtacgttttctttcttttcctgtGAATGTTTAGCCATCAGATGTAGATCTCTATTGATAGCTGATAAGTCATGGAGAGTAAAAAAGCACATGGGATCTTACGAAATGAAACTACAAATTTTGATTCTTCTTTCACGTTTTGGCCAGTATTAGTATCTCGGGAACCATTCAATATGTGCTGATTTTATTGgttattgaaatttgaaggcaTTAAGTTGTGGGATTTGCTTACTTTCTTTGGCACATTCTCTTGACAATAAACCAAGGGAACCTTGATGGCTGTCATTATGATGGAAAGGACTATGCTTTCGATGGTTGTGTGAAATCTGATCATTGTTTACCAGAATATCCATGGCATTTGGTTTCTTGAGTCATAGGAAAAGAGTTTATGATATGGGCACTTTATTGCTTTCTTTTTGAACTTATGGGGTCGAATGTGATGTCTATGGGTATCTTTAATTATTGAGCAAAGACTGAGTTAAAATGGGGAATAGAATGATGAAAAATGTTAACCGTAATTTTTTACAGAGTGTTCTAGGAATTATACTAGGAGGGGGAGCCGGGACTCGTCTTTACCCTCTTACAAAGAAGAGAGCAAAGCCAGCTGTTCCTTTAGGGGCAAATTATCGCCTAATTGACATTCCTGTCAGCAATTGCCTGAACAGCAACATATCGAAGATCTATGTTCTCACACAATTCAATTCTGCATCGCTGAATCGCCATCTTTCAAGGGCATACGCAAGTAATCTTGGTGGCTACAAGAATGAAGGGTTTGTTGAAGTTCTTGCTGCTCAGCAAAGTCCAGAGAACCCCAACTGGTTCCAGGTAGTTTACATTCTGGACTCCAAACATTCTAGTCTTTCACATGGGCGTCATTTTCTTTAATATACGTGAGACTACACTCCAACAAActtgttgaaacttgaaacctTTAGTTCCTCCGAGTGGTTTCAATTTCTCCATTCGTAATAGTAGATTCGAATAACCCCGAGTTTTTTATTTGGGGTATCTCAACCAAGTTTTCCTTTCCGCCTACACAAGCTCCATGCCTAGTTGAGGAGTGTTGTACCtttcatttatttaattaatgACATCATCCAAACACGAGGTTTTCCATTGCACATATAATCCCTCGATGCTTTCTATGTAAGGTTTCATTTATAATTATATCCTTTGCATAAGTATTAATAGCAAGTACGGTATCATCGTCAGGCACCGATCTTCTAATACTTTGTTTTCCCTATTCGAGGAGTTGCTTGATACCTGTCCTGAATGATTGAATTCATTTTTATTGCTCTGCTTAGGGTACAGCTGATGCTGTGCGACAGTATCTGTGGCTGTTTGAGGAACACAGTGTTCTTGAATTCTTGGTTCTTGCTGGGGACcatttgtaccgtatggattatGAGAAATTTATTCAAGCCCATAGAGAGACAGATGCTGATATCACCGTAGCTGCACTGCCAATGGACGAAAAACGTGCTACTGCATTTGGTCTAATGAAGATTGATGAAGAAGGACGTATTATTGAATTTGCAGAGAAGCCAAAAGGAGAGCAGTTGAAAGCTATGAAGGTAAGAACTTTCTGTTTTAGTTTTTcatgagcagtttttgtttgtgaCTATTTATAAGACTGCTCTATGATCCAAAATTATGATTGATTTTCTCTACTTGTCATGGTTTAGGTTGATACTACGATTTTAGGTCTTGATGATGAGAGAGCCAAAGAGATGCCTTACATTGCAAGCATGGGTATATACGTTGTAAGCAAAGATGTCATGATGAACCTGCTTCGTGAGAATTTTCCTGGAGCCAATGATTTTGGAAGTGAAGTTATTCCTGGTGCAACTTCCATTGGGATGAGAGTATGTGGtcccttattttcttttttcttcattgGTCCTCTCCCTGTGTCTCATCGGTAACATAAACAATATGAtgcaagtccttaagtttaccGGCCATGATGAGGATTGGAAATAAGTGGTCTGGTTGTCTAATACTCTGCAATCTCAAAGCCAATCGGAGACTTGGAGTATACTGATTCATACTGATTATATCATTGTACTGAGATATATGACTCCAGGCTTTACCATAGGTTGTTATTTATATACTCGTTAGTCCACTGATGTCAACCTTGGTAGTTTATTGGATTGACACTTATTACTGCAACACATGAGAAAACACCAGTTTTTGTGGAACTCCAGCCTTTGAAGTAATCTTAAGTCCTCAAAAGTCTAGTTGCTGCTTCATGCATACAGGTGCAAGCTTACTTGTATGATGGATACTGGGAAGACATTGGTACCATTGAAGCCTTTTATAACGCCAATTTAGGGATCACCAAAAAGCCAGTACCAGATTTTAGGTACTCCTCTCTTTGATTACATTTGGCACCTTTCTCCCCCTTTTATGTGTTGTAATACTTGTGCTTCTATGTAGAATGACAACTTTGAATTGATAATTGTCTTCTGCTGCAGCTTCTATGATCGTTCAGCTCCAATTTATACCCAGCCTCGATATTTACCTCCTTCCAAGATGCTTGATGCTGATGTCACAGATAGTGTTATTGGTGAAGGTTGTGTAATTAAGGTAAGTTAATTAACTTCATGTTTGTTGATACGATCGTTATGCAACTGATGTTAGGTTTGCGTTTTCACCAATATGCCACAACAAACCAGTAGCATAGAGATGTACAGCCGTCACCCGGTCAAGCCCCTACACTTCGATTGCCATAGTTACTCAGTTGTCAGTACTTGTAGGAAGGTGCTGTGGGTTTTGAACAAGGAGAGTCTCACTGATGACTGAGCCTCTGTGATTCTGAAATTGTAATATGGGACCTGTTACACCTTCAAATTGTTCAGAAAGGGCACCCTTAACCCATTTTATGCTTTGCAGTTTTGCACAACTTATGTAAATAACTATACCCTGCTGTGCCATCTTGAAGATGGCAACTGGGTGTCATGTAGGAcagtaggagtatttttttaacttCTGTGTAATGTAGTTATCCGTGACTGTGATAGAGAATTAATTATTTGTGAAAAGATAAAACTTTGTTCCCTGCGCAGAACTGTAAAATTCACCATTCCGTGGTTGGGCTTCGATCTTGCATCTCAGAGGGCGCAATCATAGAAGATACCTTGTTGATGGGAGCAGATTATTATGAGGTAAAAACATACAACTTAATGGCTTATTGCATTCTGTTGCAGGTGTACTGTGCTTTACAGATCATATATCATGGATTAATTGGCTCAAGTAGtaagtatatttatttgatttttgccATCTTTGTTCCAGACGGATGCTGACAGAAGATTTTTGGCGGCAAAGGGAAGCGTCCCAATTGGTATTGGCAAGAACTCTCACATCAAACGAGCAATTATTGACAAGAATGCTCGCATCGGAGACAATGTGAAGGTATTTATGTTTATTGCTCGACTTATCAGAACTACACTTTTCTCAATTTTGAAACACAAAGtagattttcatttattttttaatttcaacatTGAGTGAATCTACTCTACCCTACCCTAGTCCGAAGTGAAAGGGAAGTGGGATCACCCCCATTTGGGCCTCGTACCCTTCAACCTCCACATGGAGAGATTGGGGCAATGCCACTTCGGTAACAAAGGCCTTGCCACAGAAAGTACATTGAAAAGGTGATAAAGTCCATCAAAAGATTCTAGTTTACCAACTAACATATGGTAATTCCCAAGGATACACATGAATGAGTATAACACCTTAGCACAAAAAGGAAAGGCACAATTTGCCCGAATTTCTCACATATTTCCTGTATGTGCTATGATGCTTGTAAAATTAGAGAAACCATTGTAGGTCTGGAGTTGGAGAAACATATGCATTGCGTGGCATGCGTGCAATTTTTGTGCCCTGATGAATGTTTGTCTCCTTTATCTCTCAAAACTCATTTATGAACCGGAAGGCCGAGGCTCTAATGAGGATCTTTGTTATTCCAGATCATAAACAGCGACAATGTTCAAGAAGCGGCCCGGGAAACAGATGGATACTTTATAAAGAGTGGGATCGTTACCGTAATCAAAGATGCCTTGATTCCGAGTGGAACTGTCATCTAGAGACTTTCACAACCAGTACTTGTGCTGCAACACTACCACTTGCACACCTTGCGGACACAGCTCCAGGCTCATCTCTCGGTCTAGAGGGTGGGACCCCATAAAGTCCTCCGTATCATTTCTCTTGTCGTGGCCATGTAGAGGGAGTCCTTTCATTTACCTTTGGGCCGGACAAGAGATACAACGGAGTGTACGTCCTTCACCGATTGCGCACCATGTATATTTATCTGACTTTACTGGGGCATTCGATAAGGAAAAGTCTTCTAATAAAGTTTCATTAGCAAATGTCTTTCCTGGCCCCCTAGTAATCGCACCACATTTGGGAAGCAGTGTGATGTTATTGTTCCATGGTTATAGGGAAAATCTAGAGTCAAGTGGAATGCCGTTTTTACCACCGAAGGTGGGAGCCTTGTGTGGGCTCGACGCccggaaaaatgattttttccttttatggctcattttttgtatttttagtttacaaaaaggaaaaatgctTGTTTGTTTAAGAGTTGCCACCCGGGTTTTGAAAAGGATTGTTCCCGAGAAATCGTTTATTGAAAAAtgtgactcttttgcccttttttgaaaatgggattGGTCTCTGAAAATAGAGAATTTTGGATTCGGAagtcaggttacgagaggagaaggtTTTGGTCGAAAAAGCACCTTCCTCGCCCGataaaatcggtctctactattACTTGTGggatttgaaaatctttttATTGTTTAACTTTTATGCCACATAAATAGTTTATAGCACGTAAACAattaattgcaaaaaaaaaaaaacatcaacgGGCATGCTTTGAACAAAAATAGCTAAACAGTTTATATTTCATGCTAGCAACAGAGACTAATAGCCATGCTTGCATTTAGGCATTTTAATTGTAGAAAGTAACTAAAATGGCATTCTGTTCCACGATATCTCCACCGTATGACAAAAGTGTGTGCCGTTCGGTACATGTCTTTGTGGTCAACTTTGCATATATAAACAACTAAAGCATGCAAAAGGTTTGTATCAGAGGCAAACATTGATGATCATGCTTGAATATAAACAACTAATTACAGGAAGCAAATAAAGATGTTGTTTTATGATAAACACAATTGTGCGACAGATAGATACGCCGTACGGTACACATACTTTGTAATCAGTAGTTTAAAACAACCTTAATTAGCATATGATGATCTGAAATAGGCATATATGCTCGTCTATCAACTAAACAGTTCCTACTTCAAAGGATGATGCATGATTGACATAAATTCAGAAAGGATGAGCAGGGAATAGACTATTCTGGACAGAGCATAAAGAGCATGACACTTAATATTGAttttaataaaacaaaaaatgaaagagcGTTTGACAGAACTGTTCCCCTGAGAAACACTCTACCATGCTGTAGTTAGGTGTACCGCACGGTGGAGTTATGTGGGATACCTACTTTGATTTCTTGCAAACGTCTAAACCATTTAGGCCCAAAATTGGTATAAGGAACCAGTCTAAGCCTTGTGGTTCCCCTCAGAATACAGAAACAGAAAGTTTATACCTTTAGGAATGAAAAACCTTTCTTTGGAAAGTTGTGATTGGTATGCTGGCCCTTCTTGTGAATTTGGATGAGTATGTGGGCTTTGATTTACTGTAGTGACAAGATATGAGTCTTGGCTTTGGACTTTGGTTGCTTTTGAAGCGGTTTTGGACTTGGCTTTGAAGTGTTTTGGTACTTGAGAGGGAGTATGAAAGTAGGTACTGAATTTTAGagcattttgaactattttcctctctaatttctctttttttctccaaaaaaaaaaaagtctctccCTTCTTCCTCTAAAACACTctagggtatttatagagtaaGTTCCCAAAGGTTTTCCTTGGTCTTCAAGCTTATACCGACCTTTTGGAGGGCTATGACAGCTATGGTGGGCTAGGGGGATAGGGCATGACGGCCCAAGATGCCTTGGCCGTTAAGTTTGAAAAGGCGGCACAAGTATCCATGTACCATATGGTGGACTATGTACCGTACGGTGGATATATATCTATCGTACGGTAAAGTTTTTAACCGTCTTAACTTAAGTCGGTTGGGATGTGTTGTATGGTGGAAAGTGTACTGTACGGTGGACACATATGTCTACTGCATGGTAGACATATGTCTACCGCGCGGTAGAGTTGACTGCTCAGCAGGCCGAACTTCATAAGGCCATCTCGGATACTCCCAAACTAGGctttgggtgttctttggaccATTGAAAAACTTGTCGATTCTacttttctaacccaagtggtttggataagaaatattttgtacatcaaaagatatgcaATTTACCCTCAGATGGTTGAAAAAGAAGTCATTTAGGCAAAATTCTTGTATCTCCCTCATTTCAAATCGGATTAAGGCTTATCATATATTGATAAAAAGGGTTTTGAATGTACTAAAAGACGGTAGActccaaacataaaaataaaaaagtttgatttataaaatatgGGTTGAAAGCAGACTTTACTGAAGACCATTGATGCCATGATGGCCAAAACATGTACTCACTCATTCTAAGCGTCACTTGACACTCTCATACCTAGTTCCCAGGTGTTTCCTCATTTCCTTGGGTACAAAGAGAATTATTTGAAGCTTTCAAGGCATGTTTTCATTATTGGGAAGTTTATCGGCCACTGGTCTACGGTTTTCGAAAGGTAGCGCTCCAAAAGGTTTAGATCTGTCACGACTCTGACCCGCCctttgaggtcttaatcatgacaaatgccagtgatttctcactaaggccaaatcacaaatcaaatatcatctaAGCAAGTGATAATCAAAAGGGACAAAACATAACAACGGAAGCAAAAGACGACTTTTATTGATAACGAACCAAAGTCTTACTtaggttttacaaaccaaaagataAACCTCTCGGAGCTGTGCTTACTTACAAACTCAAAAGCTAACAAACTATGTACAAAGCTAAGTGTCTACAAGCATAACTTCCTTTCtacaagttttcaaaaaaatacaacacaTCCCAAACGTTATCACCACGACACCCTACGCATCGCTTcttgaaaggtggaaaagaaaattcataagccaaagctcgtgtaaatgattaatacttaactcatatgccttccatggacaatgcaaaataatttgataatatttcaaaacaaagaactcaaaatcaaaagccaaatataatgcacattccgctattcaaaattcaaaagctaccgggcgtccccggtagtggataagccagacgtctatGCATTATCCTAAAATACACACCAACCTCAAATACCtttgctagccattaagccgtcccctagcaagaccggacattgggaatgccattaaatagattcgcaaatattttacaaataggtccaccttccattggtatccatggagtacacaatttataaaacatgttcaaataagCTTGATAAGggaaacaagttcaaaaccatgtgtttaggtattaaatcactcacctcggcTCTACGAACCACCCGAACTTTCTAAAACAATTAGACAATAAAAACATGATTAGAAGATGCTAAACAATCATATCTTtatgaacataaggtcctaaGGTAAACATATGAAGTTAGATAGCTAGCCTCAAGAAAATAGTCACAGAATCTGCAGTTCCATAAACTTTAACGCAAAAACTGACTTTGTACAAGAATAACtaagacacaatcttcatgcatttttttaggtctatgggtctagtttcaaaatcagaaaacggATTGTAATTTCATCGCTCGAGCTAAAAATTATGgccgtttttccaacacgtgtctgtgcaGTCAGCATAGTCCGAAACTGCGTGCTGCAAGGTCACGAATTTTTACAGAATTCAATACTTTGAATATGATTCcgaaatttttaccatagatAGAAGACTCAGAGGAACTctcaataaaaatctcataatttttggaaCTTAGGAACTAcctcaaaaaaaatccacaaaatcagGACAGATACAAATTTCTCAAATCTGCAGATTTCCAGAAAATTTCCTCTTGTTCTTCCTGCAATTTTCAACTCTTAAACCCCTCCAAACTACTTCTAACctcactaatcatgctcaaactcaTAGATATAGAAGAGCTACTCCAAGAATATCAAATTCATTCACCAAAACAGGTTTTAAACACTCAATTCAAGGGATCTCAAGTTAGGTTCTTGAGTTCCTTAAGAACTCAACCCTAAAACTCAAATTCAACTTA
The sequence above is drawn from the Rhododendron vialii isolate Sample 1 chromosome 6a, ASM3025357v1 genome and encodes:
- the LOC131328548 gene encoding glucose-1-phosphate adenylyltransferase small subunit, chloroplastic; translation: MTVIGALQVPHSSTSSHAADLPAASYRLLSFASSRQRKISTKLASPRRRFKSAQLIVKGVSDSQNSQTCLDPDASRSVLGIILGGGAGTRLYPLTKKRAKPAVPLGANYRLIDIPVSNCLNSNISKIYVLTQFNSASLNRHLSRAYASNLGGYKNEGFVEVLAAQQSPENPNWFQGTADAVRQYLWLFEEHSVLEFLVLAGDHLYRMDYEKFIQAHRETDADITVAALPMDEKRATAFGLMKIDEEGRIIEFAEKPKGEQLKAMKVDTTILGLDDERAKEMPYIASMGIYVVSKDVMMNLLRENFPGANDFGSEVIPGATSIGMRVQAYLYDGYWEDIGTIEAFYNANLGITKKPVPDFSFYDRSAPIYTQPRYLPPSKMLDADVTDSVIGEGCVIKNCKIHHSVVGLRSCISEGAIIEDTLLMGADYYETDADRRFLAAKGSVPIGIGKNSHIKRAIIDKNARIGDNVKIINSDNVQEAARETDGYFIKSGIVTVIKDALIPSGTVI